Proteins from a genomic interval of Corynebacterium freiburgense:
- a CDS encoding NAD kinase, producing the protein MTPREVLIVPHTGRRSNVDSAAVAAELLDKAGIAVRVLVYRDASSVAEHPVLGRFDLYRHSYEAAIGVQLVLVLGGDGTFLRAADIARSADVPVLGINLGHVGFLAEWESDSLEEAIKRVIACDYRVEDRMTVEVRVIDNKKQELGRGWALNEVSVENQDRSGVLDATLEIDARPVSTFGCDGVLISTPTGSTAYAFSAGGPVLWPELDAILVVPNNAHALFSRPLVVSPHSTVAVESKVSSNPAEVVMDGFRKIPMPPGSRVEVVRGERPVRWVRLDTLTFTDRLVTKFRLPVEGWRGPN; encoded by the coding sequence ATGACACCACGTGAGGTGCTCATCGTTCCACATACTGGCCGTCGTTCAAACGTGGATTCGGCGGCAGTTGCAGCCGAACTTTTAGACAAAGCCGGAATCGCCGTTAGGGTATTGGTTTATCGAGACGCCAGTTCTGTTGCCGAGCATCCAGTACTTGGACGATTCGATTTATACCGTCACTCGTATGAAGCAGCTATTGGTGTGCAATTAGTTTTGGTGCTTGGTGGTGATGGTACTTTTTTGCGTGCCGCCGATATTGCACGATCTGCGGATGTTCCAGTTTTAGGAATTAATCTTGGGCATGTAGGTTTCCTTGCGGAATGGGAAAGCGATTCCCTAGAAGAAGCAATAAAACGCGTTATTGCCTGTGATTATCGTGTTGAAGATCGCATGACCGTAGAAGTCCGTGTTATTGATAATAAAAAACAAGAACTCGGACGCGGCTGGGCGCTTAATGAAGTGAGCGTGGAAAACCAAGACCGCAGTGGTGTTCTTGACGCCACCCTTGAAATCGATGCCAGGCCGGTGAGTACGTTTGGGTGCGACGGTGTTTTGATTTCTACCCCTACTGGGTCTACAGCATATGCATTTTCTGCTGGTGGCCCGGTGTTATGGCCTGAGCTTGATGCAATTTTAGTGGTGCCTAATAATGCACACGCGTTATTTTCCCGACCTTTGGTAGTGAGCCCGCATTCTACGGTTGCTGTGGAATCAAAGGTGAGTTCAAATCCAGCGGAAGTTGTTATGGATGGCTTCCGGAAAATACCAATGCCGCCGGGTTCCCGTGTGGAAGTGGTTCGTGGTGAACGTCCTGTGCGCTGGGTACGGCTTGATACTCTTACTTTTACTGACCGGTTGGTTACAAAGTTCCGTCTTCCAGTGGAAGGCTGGCGCGGCCCAAACTAG
- the xerD gene encoding site-specific tyrosine recombinase XerD, with amino-acid sequence MTALEEATNTWLHHLSVERGLSANTISNYQRDIRRYLEWLTSAGISSFAEVRSTDLERYIADLRRDGLAASSSARALVVARGLHKFLVTEGLLDIDVAAEVSPPNLGRSLPDTLTTAEVETLLAAISTETPIGVRDRALLELLYASGARISEILGLYLDDISELAEQGILIVKGKGNKERIVPVGSFAQKAVQEYLVRGRPSLSNGQSHALFLNSRGGALSRQSAWAVLKQAAANAGIDKDISPHTLRHSFATHLLEGGADVRVVQELLGHSSVTTTQIYTHVSAENLRQVWRAAHPRA; translated from the coding sequence GTGACAGCATTAGAAGAAGCCACCAATACCTGGCTACATCACTTATCTGTTGAGCGGGGGTTGTCCGCAAACACAATAAGCAATTACCAACGCGATATTCGGCGATATTTAGAATGGCTCACATCGGCTGGCATTTCGAGTTTTGCGGAAGTTCGCTCGACAGATTTAGAACGATATATTGCTGATTTGCGACGCGATGGATTGGCAGCTTCTTCAAGCGCGCGGGCATTAGTGGTGGCCCGTGGATTACATAAATTCCTAGTTACTGAAGGGCTACTTGATATTGATGTAGCCGCAGAAGTATCTCCGCCAAACCTTGGTAGGTCACTGCCCGATACTTTAACTACTGCTGAAGTAGAGACGCTGCTCGCGGCAATTTCAACTGAAACACCGATAGGTGTGCGCGACCGTGCACTCTTGGAATTGCTGTATGCATCTGGTGCGCGCATTAGTGAAATTCTTGGTTTGTATCTGGATGATATTAGTGAGCTTGCGGAACAAGGCATCCTTATTGTGAAAGGCAAAGGGAATAAAGAGCGGATTGTTCCGGTTGGTTCGTTTGCGCAAAAGGCGGTTCAAGAATATCTAGTTCGCGGGCGCCCAAGTTTATCGAATGGTCAAAGCCACGCATTGTTTTTAAACTCGCGTGGGGGCGCACTTTCACGGCAGAGCGCGTGGGCCGTATTAAAACAGGCAGCCGCGAATGCAGGCATTGATAAAGATATTTCTCCGCATACTCTTCGACATAGTTTCGCTACTCATTTACTCGAAGGAGGAGCGGATGTGCGGGTTGTTCAAGAATTGCTCGGACATTCTTCAGTGACAACTACGCAAATTTATACTCATGTGTCTGCAGAAAACCTACGGCAAGTATGGCGTGCGGCACACCCCCGTGCGTAA
- the steA gene encoding putative cytokinetic ring protein SteA, whose product MGGMSLFSRNSDLPGLHGVVRDCTTNGKGFKRLSSGDIAIVDAPDMTRALAQRLIDARPAAVVNVSRFTTGAYPNFGPQMLTDVDTLLVEGVGAQIWDQLRDGKKARITEDGQLFHGDKLVASGVVISAAEAEESFIEAQRELLDHMEAFFGNTIQFIHSEVPLLIDGLGIPDAGVEIADRKVVVVSPGPGHRNQLRDLRNFIREFSPVLVGCDEGADTLVELGYKPDLIVGNPAGIGADALRSGAQVVLPADPDGHAAGLERIQDLGVGAMTFPAASRSATDLAMLLADYHGASMIISVGSPLDLMGIFADAKQASPSALLTRTKAGPKLVDAAAIIELYTVRSGANIAWIWAALATLVMVAVVLLIAGTSGDGSFTQNLINTWNNIALTVQGWFK is encoded by the coding sequence ATGGGCGGCATGAGTCTTTTTTCCCGCAACTCAGATTTGCCTGGCCTGCACGGAGTAGTCCGTGATTGCACAACCAATGGTAAAGGCTTTAAGCGGCTTTCTTCTGGTGATATTGCCATTGTTGATGCGCCTGATATGACTCGGGCATTAGCACAGAGGCTTATCGACGCCCGCCCAGCCGCCGTAGTCAATGTTTCACGTTTCACTACTGGCGCCTATCCAAATTTTGGTCCGCAAATGTTAACTGATGTGGATACATTGCTGGTTGAAGGTGTTGGGGCGCAAATATGGGACCAGTTGCGTGATGGTAAAAAAGCTCGAATTACTGAAGATGGGCAGCTTTTCCATGGGGATAAATTAGTTGCTTCAGGTGTAGTAATTTCTGCGGCAGAAGCGGAAGAAAGCTTTATAGAAGCGCAGCGGGAATTATTGGACCATATGGAGGCTTTCTTTGGAAACACTATTCAATTTATCCACTCGGAAGTGCCGCTATTAATTGATGGTCTCGGTATTCCTGATGCGGGGGTTGAAATTGCGGATCGTAAAGTTGTTGTAGTAAGCCCAGGCCCAGGGCACCGAAATCAATTACGGGATTTGCGTAACTTTATTCGGGAGTTTTCACCGGTATTGGTTGGCTGTGATGAGGGAGCTGATACGTTAGTTGAACTCGGCTATAAACCAGACTTAATTGTTGGAAATCCGGCAGGTATTGGTGCGGACGCGTTGCGTAGCGGGGCGCAAGTAGTTCTTCCTGCTGATCCGGATGGTCATGCAGCAGGTTTAGAGCGGATTCAAGATCTTGGAGTGGGGGCTATGACGTTTCCTGCGGCGAGCCGTTCGGCCACTGATCTTGCCATGTTATTGGCGGATTATCATGGTGCGTCAATGATAATTTCGGTTGGCTCACCTTTGGATCTTATGGGTATTTTTGCAGATGCAAAGCAGGCTTCTCCATCGGCATTATTAACCCGAACAAAAGCTGGTCCAAAATTGGTGGATGCTGCGGCGATTATTGAGCTGTATACGGTACGTTCCGGCGCGAATATCGCGTGGATTTGGGCTGCTTTAGCAACCTTGGTCATGGTTGCGGTGGTATTGCTTATTGCGGGTACTTCTGGCGATGGCTCGTTTACACAGAATCTAATCAATACGTGGAATAACATTGCCCTGACTGTTCAGGGTTGGTTTAAGTAG
- a CDS encoding copper transporter — protein MSSKSSVITGLMLGIACGVVFGTFVLGPNLPGGSNQENADAVALLDKAREDADINKAQAKTVDKYIASIAESAVAGRLVDRSVLVISTADASNEDLEHVDWLLRHAGAIDAGVVKLEKKFVKQDAADALKRIVTDTLPAGAKLSEGTLDPGMHTGEALGFAIGEVDGQPLASVEDRKAFLDALQNAGFISFEEGTIQPAQGVLLVTGDDDGSKDSFGPMTLASFAQGIDAQGAGVVVAGRIHTAADSGVIGRIREKPEGRDNVSTVDSVNQSYGRMAVILAMLEQLQGSSGAYGAAKDTDGAAPPLPPR, from the coding sequence ATGTCGTCAAAAAGTTCTGTAATCACCGGCTTAATGCTGGGTATTGCGTGTGGTGTGGTATTTGGCACTTTTGTTTTGGGTCCAAATTTGCCTGGTGGAAGTAATCAAGAAAACGCAGATGCGGTTGCCCTTTTGGACAAGGCCAGGGAAGATGCTGATATTAATAAAGCACAAGCAAAAACTGTAGATAAGTACATAGCAAGTATCGCGGAAAGTGCCGTCGCCGGGCGCCTCGTTGATCGCTCGGTACTCGTGATTTCCACAGCTGATGCTTCTAATGAAGATTTGGAACATGTCGATTGGTTACTTCGCCATGCCGGCGCGATCGATGCTGGCGTTGTGAAGCTAGAAAAAAAGTTTGTGAAGCAGGATGCTGCTGATGCACTCAAACGAATAGTCACCGATACATTGCCAGCTGGTGCGAAGCTTTCGGAAGGAACTTTGGATCCAGGGATGCATACGGGCGAGGCTTTAGGGTTTGCCATCGGTGAGGTTGACGGTCAGCCGCTGGCATCGGTTGAAGATAGAAAAGCGTTTTTAGATGCATTACAGAACGCCGGTTTTATTTCATTTGAGGAAGGGACAATTCAACCTGCGCAGGGAGTATTATTGGTCACCGGTGATGATGACGGCTCCAAAGATTCGTTCGGGCCAATGACATTGGCGTCATTTGCGCAGGGTATTGATGCGCAGGGTGCGGGGGTAGTTGTTGCCGGGCGGATTCACACGGCTGCCGATTCTGGGGTTATTGGGCGGATTCGTGAAAAGCCCGAAGGTCGTGACAATGTTTCGACCGTTGATTCGGTGAACCAAAGTTATGGTCGAATGGCGGTTATATTGGCAATGCTTGAGCAACTCCAGGGTAGCTCTGGGGCATATGGTGCGGCTAAGGATACGGATGGTGCAGCACCACCATTGCCACCTCGCTAG
- a CDS encoding NUDIX domain-containing protein — MTEPGQHIFRVTHSEVLLDAPIIAVRRDRLVMPGGHESNREIVEHFGAVAIVAFDGKNIAMVRQYRHCVQDRLWELPAGILDVADEDPLVCAQRELMEEAGQQAHTWHLLTDLVCSPGFCEEAVRIYLARDLESVKRPEADDEEADMQLEWIPIDKAHGMIHRGEIVNSIALAGIMVALDIVAGRCAPRSVDEPFTLRPQSLARRRKAAGLGADMKRL, encoded by the coding sequence ATGACTGAACCAGGCCAGCATATATTTCGAGTTACGCATTCAGAAGTGCTTCTCGACGCCCCGATTATCGCCGTTCGCCGAGACCGATTGGTAATGCCAGGCGGCCACGAATCCAATAGGGAAATCGTTGAGCATTTCGGCGCTGTGGCTATTGTTGCTTTTGACGGTAAAAATATTGCGATGGTGCGGCAATACCGTCATTGTGTTCAAGATCGCTTATGGGAACTCCCCGCAGGCATTCTTGACGTGGCAGATGAAGACCCATTGGTTTGTGCGCAACGAGAGCTTATGGAGGAAGCTGGCCAACAAGCACACACCTGGCATCTGTTAACTGATTTGGTGTGTTCACCCGGTTTTTGTGAAGAAGCGGTACGGATTTATTTAGCCCGCGATTTGGAATCGGTGAAACGTCCCGAAGCCGATGATGAAGAAGCTGATATGCAATTGGAGTGGATTCCAATTGATAAAGCCCACGGCATGATTCATCGCGGTGAAATTGTTAACTCTATCGCCTTGGCAGGGATTATGGTGGCATTGGATATTGTGGCTGGCAGGTGTGCGCCCCGTAGTGTCGATGAACCTTTTACTTTGCGTCCACAAAGCTTGGCGCGGCGTCGAAAAGCCGCAGGTTTGGGTGCGGATATGAAGCGATTGTGA
- the recN gene encoding DNA repair protein RecN, with amino-acid sequence MLAEISIENLGVIPAVSAELHPGFTVLTGETGAGKTMVVSGLRLLGGTRADASKVRTGANHAVVEGRFLIEQLPDEAQQTVINIVESAGGMADEQGELIASRVVNASGRSKAHLGGRSVPAATLQEFSVELLTIHGQNDQLRLLAPDRQLAALDRSNSEIPGLLETYQKHYRKWRVLSKDLFERTSRRRELAQEIDRLQFAIDEINELQPVAGEDTDLIASIRRLQDVDTLREQATIALTAIDGDVEFSGDEISASDQLGRAQASLVSSEDSSLRELGERLAELTSALSDISAELGHFLSDLPTDAGELEFMLQRQQQLKQLTRKYAPDIDGVLQWRDKAQRKLESIDVSGEALEQLQAEVAASEKKMLAAAKKLSNTRKKAAKELSSLVTDELHGLAMPKTKFIAELRTIEPSNAGIDEVEFLLAAHSEAEPRPIAVSASGGELSRVMLALEVILSSGSTGTTLVFDEVDAGVGGRAAIEIGRRLARLSVHNQVIVVTHLPQVAAFADAHLHVAKNVGDASVTSGLAKLEGDERVNELARMLAGMDDTDSGRAHAAELLEMAESERKRFSV; translated from the coding sequence ATGCTTGCAGAAATCTCCATTGAAAACCTTGGCGTCATCCCTGCGGTGAGTGCAGAATTGCATCCTGGTTTTACCGTGCTTACCGGGGAAACTGGCGCGGGTAAAACAATGGTTGTTTCTGGTCTAAGGTTATTAGGTGGTACCCGAGCTGATGCCTCGAAGGTTCGTACTGGGGCAAATCATGCGGTAGTAGAAGGAAGGTTTCTAATTGAACAATTGCCGGATGAGGCCCAACAGACCGTAATTAATATCGTTGAATCTGCTGGTGGCATGGCTGATGAGCAAGGCGAACTTATAGCTAGCCGAGTGGTTAACGCTTCTGGGCGTTCTAAAGCACACCTTGGGGGTCGGTCGGTTCCCGCAGCGACATTGCAGGAATTCAGCGTTGAATTATTAACGATCCATGGCCAAAACGATCAACTGAGATTGTTAGCCCCAGATCGGCAATTAGCGGCATTAGACCGGAGTAATTCGGAGATTCCCGGGTTACTGGAAACCTACCAAAAGCATTATCGGAAGTGGCGGGTACTTTCAAAAGACCTTTTTGAACGCACTTCGCGTCGCAGAGAGCTCGCCCAGGAAATCGATCGGCTGCAATTCGCCATTGATGAAATCAATGAGCTTCAGCCAGTTGCTGGTGAAGATACTGATTTGATTGCCAGTATTCGAAGACTCCAAGACGTAGATACTCTACGCGAGCAAGCAACGATTGCATTGACTGCTATTGATGGTGATGTTGAGTTCTCCGGTGATGAAATTTCTGCCTCTGACCAGCTAGGAAGAGCACAAGCTTCATTGGTGTCCAGCGAAGATAGCAGTTTGCGGGAATTAGGGGAGCGGCTTGCAGAATTAACATCGGCGCTGAGTGATATTTCCGCGGAACTAGGGCATTTTCTTTCCGATCTTCCCACAGACGCTGGGGAATTAGAATTCATGTTGCAGCGGCAGCAGCAATTAAAACAATTAACTCGCAAATACGCTCCAGATATTGATGGTGTATTGCAGTGGCGGGATAAAGCACAACGCAAACTTGAGTCCATTGATGTTTCCGGGGAAGCTTTAGAACAATTACAGGCGGAAGTTGCAGCATCGGAAAAGAAAATGCTTGCAGCAGCCAAAAAGTTATCCAATACTCGTAAAAAAGCTGCCAAAGAATTGTCTTCGTTGGTCACAGATGAACTTCATGGTCTTGCTATGCCAAAAACGAAGTTCATTGCTGAACTACGCACAATTGAACCTTCAAATGCTGGCATTGATGAGGTTGAGTTTTTACTTGCAGCACATAGTGAGGCGGAACCACGCCCCATAGCGGTGTCGGCCAGTGGAGGAGAATTATCTCGTGTCATGCTTGCATTGGAGGTGATTTTGTCTTCCGGTTCAACAGGGACAACGCTCGTTTTTGATGAAGTAGATGCTGGAGTTGGTGGCCGTGCAGCTATTGAGATTGGCCGGCGATTAGCCAGGTTATCGGTGCATAATCAAGTTATTGTGGTTACGCATTTGCCGCAGGTTGCGGCCTTCGCTGATGCGCATCTTCATGTTGCTAAAAATGTTGGGGATGCCAGCGTTACTTCTGGATTGGCCAAGCTTGAAGGTGATGAACGTGTCAATGAGTTGGCCCGAATGCTTGCGGGTATGGATGATACGGATAGCGGCCGTGCGCATGCGGCAGAGTTATTGGAAATGGCTGAATCGGAGCGTAAGAGATTCTCAGTCTAG
- a CDS encoding TlyA family RNA methyltransferase, translating to MVARRRLDAELVRRKIARSREQAVEMIRDRRVFVGGILAVKPATIVDDQASIRVAEGADEDWASRGAHKLLGALAAFAPMGLSVRGKKVLDAGASTGGFTDVVLRNDAREVIAVDVGYGQLVWRLQNDDRVHVLDRTNVRTLTLEQTQGPCDFMVGDLSFISLRLVLPAIVECMSEGADLLPMVKPQFEVGKDRLGSGGVVRSPELRAKVTREVAEFAGTLGLSLKGVVASPLPGPSGNVEYFLWLIKDGGKNAPSTEELERMIVQAVKEGPQ from the coding sequence ATGGTTGCCAGGAGGCGTCTTGATGCTGAATTGGTGCGCCGTAAAATAGCTCGTTCTCGTGAACAAGCAGTTGAAATGATTCGTGATCGGAGGGTGTTTGTTGGCGGCATCCTTGCGGTGAAGCCTGCGACTATTGTGGATGACCAGGCTTCTATTCGTGTTGCAGAAGGTGCGGATGAAGATTGGGCCTCGCGCGGGGCACATAAACTTCTTGGCGCTTTGGCAGCATTTGCACCGATGGGTCTTTCAGTTCGCGGCAAAAAGGTGCTTGATGCAGGTGCTTCAACTGGAGGTTTTACCGATGTTGTATTGCGTAACGACGCCCGCGAAGTGATTGCTGTTGACGTGGGTTATGGGCAGCTAGTGTGGCGCCTGCAAAACGACGATCGAGTGCACGTACTTGATCGTACAAATGTGCGCACATTGACATTGGAGCAGACCCAAGGCCCCTGCGATTTTATGGTAGGGGATCTGTCTTTTATATCGTTACGTTTGGTTTTGCCTGCAATTGTCGAATGTATGTCAGAGGGTGCTGATCTCCTTCCTATGGTCAAACCTCAGTTTGAAGTTGGAAAAGATCGCTTGGGCTCTGGCGGGGTTGTAAGAAGCCCAGAATTGCGTGCAAAAGTGACTCGTGAAGTAGCAGAGTTTGCTGGTACCTTGGGGCTGAGCCTCAAAGGCGTTGTAGCTTCACCATTGCCTGGTCCAAGTGGAAATGTGGAATATTTTCTCTGGTTGATCAAAGACGGTGGCAAGAATGCTCCGAGTACTGAAGAACTTGAACGTATGATTGTTCAAGCCGTGAAAGAAGGTCCGCAATGA
- a CDS encoding ParA family protein, with product MSVRGAKGSTAQEGPAVGLTGRPVRELPEPKPLDRHGPAKIISMCNQKGGVGKTTSTINLGACLAELGRRVLLVDLDPQGALSAGLGVPHEELDLTVYNLLVDNQSSILNAIHRTNVPGLDLVPANIDLSAAEIQLVNEVGREQTLARALRPVMRDYDYIILDCQPSLGLLTVNALTCSHGVIIPMECEYFSLRGLALLTDTVSKVQDRLNFNLEIVGILVTMFDRRTSHAREVMSRVVEVFGEQVFDTVITRTVRFPETSVAGEPIITWAPNSPGAAQYRDLAREVVERTA from the coding sequence TTGTCTGTACGAGGGGCTAAAGGCTCAACTGCACAGGAGGGACCCGCAGTAGGTCTTACGGGACGTCCGGTTCGTGAACTTCCTGAACCAAAGCCTTTGGATCGCCATGGACCAGCCAAGATAATCTCCATGTGTAACCAAAAAGGCGGCGTAGGAAAAACCACGTCCACCATTAATCTCGGCGCTTGTTTAGCTGAACTCGGACGCAGGGTACTTCTAGTTGACCTTGATCCGCAGGGTGCGCTTTCTGCGGGATTGGGGGTGCCACATGAAGAACTCGATTTAACGGTTTACAACCTTCTAGTGGATAACCAAAGTTCGATTCTTAATGCTATTCATCGAACAAATGTTCCTGGCCTTGATTTGGTTCCGGCGAATATCGATCTTTCTGCCGCCGAAATACAGTTAGTAAATGAAGTTGGGCGTGAACAAACATTGGCGCGTGCATTACGTCCAGTAATGCGAGACTATGACTATATTATTTTAGATTGCCAGCCTTCCTTAGGCCTGCTCACTGTGAATGCGCTTACTTGTTCTCATGGTGTGATTATTCCAATGGAATGTGAGTATTTCTCACTCCGTGGCCTTGCACTTTTAACTGACACTGTGAGTAAAGTGCAGGACCGGCTGAATTTCAATCTGGAAATTGTTGGCATACTGGTAACTATGTTTGACCGTCGAACTAGCCATGCCCGTGAGGTAATGTCGCGCGTGGTTGAAGTATTTGGTGAGCAAGTGTTCGATACCGTGATTACTCGAACGGTGCGATTCCCTGAAACTTCAGTGGCGGGCGAGCCAATTATCACCTGGGCTCCAAATTCTCCCGGAGCTGCGCAGTACCGTGATTTAGCGCGTGAAGTGGTGGAACGGACCGCCTAA
- a CDS encoding tetratricopeptide repeat protein, translated as MEGPSTRMTENNSRPRRSDSRGQSQSYRGSRNSGGYRGDRSWGERNDDRRGGYRTERGDSGGRGRRYEEQGDERRKYRSGDREGGGRRFERQGERRHSQRAGAGRKDDRTRGPHRPGFREERLNKRQHAPTLPDDITARDLDPSILQDLKSLSKDNADTVGRHMVMAAVVMEEDPQLALRHARAAKDRAGRVAVVRETCGIAAYHAGEWKEALSELRAARRMSGGPGLLAVMADCERGLGRPEKALEIIRTEDLSKLDEDSRVELAIVVAGARQDMGHIDAAIAELQRVLFEPTRTGMTASRLFYAYADALAMAGRNEDAKTWFTHAANADVGGFLDAKDRIAELETQH; from the coding sequence ATGGAAGGTCCATCCACACGCATGACTGAGAATAACTCCCGACCACGTCGATCCGATTCACGCGGACAATCCCAAAGCTATCGGGGTTCTCGCAATAGTGGTGGTTATCGTGGTGATCGCTCTTGGGGGGAACGAAACGATGATCGCCGTGGTGGCTACCGCACGGAACGTGGGGATAGTGGGGGGCGCGGGCGTCGATACGAAGAACAGGGTGATGAGCGCCGTAAATACCGTTCCGGCGACCGTGAAGGTGGTGGGCGGCGCTTCGAGCGACAGGGGGAGCGTCGGCATTCGCAGCGTGCGGGCGCTGGCCGAAAAGACGATCGGACTCGGGGACCACACCGGCCAGGTTTTCGCGAGGAACGTTTAAATAAGCGCCAGCATGCGCCAACACTGCCGGATGATATTACTGCTCGTGATCTTGACCCAAGTATCTTGCAGGATTTAAAAAGCTTATCCAAGGACAATGCGGATACGGTAGGTCGTCATATGGTGATGGCGGCAGTAGTTATGGAAGAAGATCCACAACTGGCGCTACGCCATGCCCGCGCGGCTAAAGATCGTGCGGGCCGAGTAGCTGTGGTTCGTGAAACATGTGGAATTGCTGCCTACCACGCAGGTGAATGGAAGGAAGCGCTTTCTGAACTTCGCGCAGCGCGGCGTATGAGCGGTGGTCCGGGCCTATTAGCAGTTATGGCTGACTGCGAACGTGGTTTAGGCCGACCTGAAAAAGCATTGGAAATTATCCGAACAGAAGACCTTTCCAAGCTTGATGAGGATAGCCGTGTAGAACTCGCTATTGTGGTCGCTGGTGCACGGCAAGATATGGGTCATATCGATGCAGCCATTGCTGAACTTCAACGTGTGCTTTTTGAGCCAACACGCACCGGCATGACTGCATCACGATTGTTCTATGCATATGCTGATGCATTGGCGATGGCTGGACGTAATGAAGATGCGAAAACATGGTTTACTCACGCCGCAAACGCTGACGTAGGCGGGTTCCTGGATGCGAAAGATCGAATTGCAGAACTAGAAACTCAACATTAG
- a CDS encoding HAD-IIA family hydrolase encodes MTVASGYDCLLLDLDGTIWEGGRPIPGAIKGVQSTGLPLFYITNNASKAPSVVAEQLTNIGLPTAPDHVLTSAQAAIELASRKIPSGAKLLILGTDSFRELAREAGFVVVDSADDNPVAVLQGHNPSTGWAELSEASMAIHKGATYFASNLDTTLPQERGLAVGNGSMVAAVVSATGIVPEAAGKPKPMMFEVAASLLSASRPLAIGDRLDTDIAGGVAAGMDAFQVLTGVSGFYDVVNAPASQRATFLAESMLDLAEDSATLRPGAQGGFSAVCTDGIVELDGGVGSSTAIQALRTVVGAVWGLSDKGNQVREVRGISEHARRVLEVWW; translated from the coding sequence ATGACTGTAGCGAGTGGATATGACTGCCTTCTTTTAGACCTTGATGGGACGATTTGGGAAGGTGGTCGACCTATTCCCGGCGCTATTAAGGGAGTCCAATCCACAGGTCTGCCATTGTTTTACATTACAAACAATGCCTCGAAAGCTCCGAGTGTCGTTGCGGAACAACTCACGAACATTGGGTTGCCAACGGCACCTGACCATGTACTTACTTCGGCGCAAGCTGCTATTGAACTCGCCTCAAGGAAGATTCCAAGCGGCGCCAAACTGCTGATTTTGGGTACTGATTCTTTCCGCGAACTCGCCAGAGAAGCAGGATTTGTAGTTGTAGATTCTGCCGATGATAATCCTGTAGCTGTGCTACAAGGGCATAATCCATCTACCGGTTGGGCAGAGCTTTCAGAAGCTTCGATGGCGATCCATAAAGGCGCGACGTATTTTGCCAGCAATCTTGATACTACGTTACCGCAGGAACGTGGGCTTGCAGTGGGTAATGGTTCTATGGTTGCAGCCGTAGTAAGTGCGACTGGTATTGTCCCGGAAGCAGCTGGCAAGCCTAAGCCTATGATGTTTGAGGTGGCAGCAAGCCTGCTTTCGGCCAGCCGTCCACTCGCTATTGGTGACCGATTGGACACAGATATTGCTGGTGGTGTTGCTGCAGGTATGGATGCGTTTCAGGTACTTACGGGGGTAAGCGGCTTCTATGATGTAGTCAATGCCCCGGCATCACAGCGGGCAACTTTTTTGGCTGAGTCGATGTTGGATTTGGCGGAGGATTCAGCTACCTTGCGCCCTGGAGCACAAGGCGGTTTTTCTGCAGTGTGCACAGACGGAATTGTTGAGCTTGATGGTGGTGTGGGATCATCTACGGCAATCCAAGCACTTAGAACTGTTGTTGGGGCCGTCTGGGGATTGAGCGATAAGGGAAATCAAGTTCGAGAGGTTCGCGGAATAAGTGAGCATGCGCGTAGGGTATTGGAGGTTTGGTGGTGA